Below is a genomic region from Desulfobacter sp..
AATTGAGCCATGAAACGAACTTGAAACCCCTTGTTTATATAGTGCTGACTTCTTTTTTTTTCGGTTTTTTTTCGGGCCATGGCGGCACCTTCCTTATTTGTCTTTCACAATGGACGTGTTGATGGAAATATCGGCAGATTCCCTGAGTTGTCTTGTCCATGCGGCAAGTTTGTCTTCAAGGGTCCTGGCCAAAAGAATGCGTTTGATCTTTTCTCGAACGCTCTCGTAGGGTTGGCCCAACTCATCCTTGTTTTTCAGATAATAGGCTCGCATATCTTCTTGGGTCACAAGGATCTGAGCTTTGAACTGAGCGGTTTTCAGATCTAAAAGGGTGCGGATCAGGGTGGATTCCCAATATTTTTCAATGGTGCAAATAAAATCTTCCCGCTGGTCCAGGTTCAGGCTCACAGCCTCCTGGATCATCAATTCCTTTTGAACAAGATAGTCTGCAAACCGGGCCTTGTTTTCCCGGGTAATTTCAAGTTCAGGATCTGTATAGGCCTGGCGCTTGATCAGTTCGTTGAACCGGGCAAAGGAAATCCTTGTGTTGTTTACCTTTATGGCCTGGTCTTTTGAATCTGCCGAACGGTCCTGGCCGCAGGAGGTGAGCCCTGAAAGGCTCAGCCCCATGAAACCCGTAAAAATAATCCAGATAAACGTTTTCATCCCCCCCCCTTTGTTGATTTGCCGGCCGAATCTTAACTTCTGGCCAGACCCAATGCGGGGGGGTGATAAACAGGCTTAGGCTCCAAGGACGTTAAAAAGGCCCCCTGAAAATTTTCAGCTAAACAATACGGACACGGTTAAATCGTTTTTTCGTATTCGTTAAATATTTGAGGTTTTCCTGTGGCGTAATAGTTGACGGGGTCGTCTTGATCATTGACCACGGTGACATTGACCAGACAGCCCTCCTCAAGGCCCTGATCACCCGGCCGGGTGGCCATGGCAAGCTTCCACCCGTACCGCCAGGTGGTCACGTCGGAATCCAGTGGATTGTCCTCTTTGGGCGGAGAATAGCCCAAGATCAGCTCACCGTCTGTCATCTGCTCGAACCTGACCCGGAACCCCTTGGGTTTGACAATCCAGCCCTCGGCAATCTTTTTCATTCCTTTGGCAAGTTTCATCTTATGCGTCACCCTCCCCCATGGACATCTCCATGGCCATATCCATATCCAGGTTATCCATGGCCCGTCTGTGGGTTATATCCACCTGATGGTAGGCAAAATCAATACCCTCGGCATCAAAGCGAAGCTTTACCTTTTCAAGCATCTCGCATTTGGTCACCCAGTATTTTATGTTGTTCACCCAGCAGCGTCCTCCAATCTTTACCCCGTTGGACCCCAGTTCCAGCACATAAACCTGGGGATTGGGTTTGGCAAGTATCCTGGCATCCTCGATCATCAAGGCTTCAAGCACCCGTTTGGCCAGAGTCAGGTCCTGGTCATAGCGAATGGTCACATCCAGCTTTACCCGCCGTGTCCGGGTAAAATGGTAGTTGATCACAATATCGTTGAGAATCTGGCGGTTGGGAACAAAAAAAGTCTTGCCGTCAAAGGTCCGTAAACGGGTGTTCAATACGGTGGTGACTTCAACCTTGCCCAGAAGATTGCCTGCCTTGACCGTATTGCCCACCTTAAACGGCAGGGTGGGAATCAAAGGCCTGAAAATAACGATAATCCCAATGGCCGCCAGGACAACGATCATCATCAGGGCCACCAAAGGTCCCGGCTTAACGCCGATATTCATGGCCGAGGCAATGATGACCACCCCTAAAAGCAATACGCCTGTGCTGTTGGCCACAATGGAACCGACAGCAGCATTTTTAAAGACTTTGTCCATCAAAATTTTGATGGTTTTTATTGCCCATTTGGTGATAAAAAGCCCGATGATCAATATGATCAAGGCTGTTATCAACTCAAGGCCACGGTCCTGCATGAGCCTGCCCAGTTCCTGTAATCGTGTGACCTGATCTTCCATAACCTATCCTTCAAGTTTGAGTTCCACCCAAATCTGATACGAATCGTCTTTATGCCCCTATAACCAAAAACCAAGACCGGTGTCAAGAAAAAGTAAAAGGCCGGAAGATGTGGGCTTCCGGCCTTTGGAGGAAAAATCATAAAATGGAGAACATCCGATCATGACTTTATGAAAAAAATATTATTGGGTCAGCTCCTTGTGACTGTCAATGAGGTTGCCCACCACTTCAAGATCTGCCAGGGTGGAAATATCGCCAAGCTGATCAAACTCATCCGTGGCAATTTTCCTTAAAATCCGGCGCATGATCTTGCCCGAGCGGGTCTTGGGCAGGGCCGGGGCAAAATTAATGATATCCGGGGTGGCAATGGGCCCGATCTCCTGACGAACATGGGCCTTTAACCGGGCCAAAAGGTCATCCGAGGGCGCAGCACTCACCTTAAGGGTCACAAAGGCATAGATTCCCTGACCTTTGATGTCGTGGGGAAACCCGATCACTGCTGCCTCGGCCACCAGGGGGTGGCTGACCAGGGCTGATTCCACCTCGGCTGTGCCCATGCGGTGGCCGGAGACGTTGATCACATCATCCACCCGCCCTGTGATCCAGAAATATCCGTCTTCATCCCTGCGGCACCCGTCCCCGGCAAAATAATACCCGTCAAACATCTGGAAATACACCTTTTCAAACCGGTCATGGTTATTGTACACCGTGCGCATCTGGCCGGGCCAGGGTTCTTTTAAGGCCAGTATCCCGTCGCAGGCCCCCTCAAGCTCCTTGCCCGCTTCGTTGAGCAGCACCGGATTGACGCTGAAAAAGGGCAGGGTGGCACTGCCGGGTTTCTGGTCAATGGCGTAAGGCAAAGGCGAAATCATGATTCCGCCGGTCTCGGTCTGCCACCAGGTATCCACGATGGGGCAGTTCTCTTTGCCCACATATTTATGATACCAGCGCCAGGCTTCGGGATTGATGGGCTCGCCCACAGATCCTAAAAGACGCAGGGAGGACAGATCGTATTTTTCCACCCATTCTTCCCCCTGGGCCATGAGCGCCCTTATGGCCGTGGGTGCCGTATAAAACTGGTTGACCTTCCACTTGTCCACCGTGGCCCAGAACCGGCCCGGGTCCGGATAGGTGGGCACCCCTTCAAACATGAGGCTTGTGGCACCCTGGGAAAGGGGGCCGTAAACAATATAGGAATGGCCGGTGACCCAGCCGATATCAGCGGTGCACCAATAGATGTCCCCGTCATGGTAGTCAAAAATATATTTAAAGGTGGTGCCGGTATAGACCATATACCCGCCCACATTATGCTGAACCCCCTTGGGGGTGCCGGTGGACCCTGAGGTATACAGAATAAAAAGCGGATCTTCGGCATCCATCCATTCCACAGGACAGTCGGCAGACTGGGCATCGACAGCATCATGCCACCAGAGATCCCGGCCGGGACGCATTTCAACCTCTGAGTTGGTCCTCCGCACCACAAAACAGGTTTCCACTTCATGGCCCTGGGCCCGGCAATGGTCCAGGGCGGAATCTGCATTACCTTTCAAGTGAACGGCCTTGGCCCCGCGCATCACACCGTCCGTGGTGACCAGCACCTTGCAATAAGAGTCCATGATCCGATTGCCCAGGGCTTCGGAAGAAAATCCCCCAAACACAATGGAATGGATGGCACCGATCCGGGCGCAGGCCAGCATGGTCACGGCAAGTTCAGGAATCATGGGCATATAAATGGCCACCCGGTCCCCTTTGCCCACCCCTTTTGCCTTTAAGGCATTGGCAAATTGGCATACTTTTTCATGGAGCTGGCCATAGGAAATCGTAAGGTCCTCGCCCGGGTTATTTCCCTCCCAGATCAAAGCGGTCTGATCCCTCCGGGTTTCCAGATGGCGGTCCAGGCAGTTGTAAGTAATATTGGTTTTCCCGTTCTTAAACCATTCAATAAATACAGGGCCCTTGGAAATGGAATAATTATAATCCCTGACCTTGTCCCATTTTTTTTCCCAGTAAAACTGGTCTGCAATCTCAGCCCAGAATGTATCCGGGTCTTCAATGGAAGCCTTGTACATTTTTTCGTACTGGTCCATGGTTTTGATCCAGGCATTTTCGCGATGCTGATCTGGTGCATGAAATTTGAATTCGGTCATAAGCCTCTCCTCGTGGATATAGAACATTCAATGGGGAAAGGCCGGGCAGGCAATCAAAACGGCCCGGACAATCAGTTTTCTTCGCAAACAGGTTTACCGATAAAGCCGGTCTCTTCCCGGACTTCAGGGGCACGGGTCAAAAGCGCCAGCACTGCACCGGCAAGAAGCAGGCCTGCGGCCAGAATATAGGCCATCCTCGGACTGTGGGTATAGGCCACGATCATCTGACAAACCCTGGGGAAAACAAATCCCCCGATGCCCCAGGCTGAAAAGACAAGGCCGTAGTTGACCCCGAAATTTTTCAACCCGAAATAATCCTTGGTAGCCGAAGGAAACAAGGAAAGGTTGGTCCCGTAATTAAACCCGATAAAAGAGGCGGCCATCACCAGAAGGACCACCTGGCCCGGGGTAATAAATAAAAGGGAAAAAATGACAAAGGCCTGGAAAACCAGCATGATAAACAAGGTATTGGTCCGTCCGATTTTATCCGAAAGGATGCCGGCCACCACCCTGCCCCCGGCATTGCCCACGGCCATGAGGGCAACCACGACCCAGGCCATGGAGCCCATGCCGGACTTGGCCATGCCGGCCACCCCGCCGATGATCATGAGGCCTGCGCCCGAGGCCACACAAAAGATGATCCACAGCTTATAAAAAGAGGCGGTTTTCATCATTTCAGAAGGCGAATAGTCAATGCCTGGGGCTGTGCCAGGCGATGTGGCCGTGGCCCTGGCATGGGGATGAACATATCCCTGGGGCGGGTTGACAAGGAACTGGGCCAAAACAGAGACAATGACCAGAAAGGCAATGCCGAAAATCATCATGGACTGGCTCAGCCCGAATTGGTTGATCAAAAAGGTGCCCAAAGGGGCAATATAAACAGAGGCTATACCGAATCCGGCCACGACAATGCCTGCAATCATACCGGTTTTGGCCGGGGGAAACCACTTAATGGCCGGCGGGGTTGCAGAGGCATACCCAAACCCCAGGCCCAGGCCCATGAGCACCCCGAATCCCAGGATCCAGACAATCCAGGAAGTGGACAATGCAATGAGAATCAAGCCCGCACCGGTCAACACCCCTCCGATTACCGCGGTCACCTTAGGACTGGTTCTGTCCTGAACCCTTCCGGCAAATATCATGGCAAAGGCAAAGACCAGGCAGCAGACCGCGTACGGATCATTCAAAGAGGCCAGACTCCAGTTAAACACCCCGTCCCCTGCGGTAATGGACTCTTTGATGGACATTTTAAATATGGACCAGGCATACAAAATTCCCAGGGCCAGATTAATTCCCAACCCGGCAAATGTGACCCGCCATCCAAGATTTTTGATCTCTTTCATAATGCATCTCCTTTAGCTAAGCGCTGACCTGATTTTTGCCACATACTGATTCCCATTCATTTTTTATAAGGGCAATCAGCGTGCCTAAGGTGAAAATTTAATTTAATAGACTGATTTTAAAAGAAATTTATTAAAAACAGGAGATTTATATTTTCCATGGAAATTACAATAAAAGTTGTAAGTTTTAACGGACAGACCATCAGATATGGGGAAAAGAGAATCCTTTCCCGGATTTTACAATAAAAGTTGTGACGGATTTATCCCACGCTTGAAACCGCAAAATTATTTTTGTTCTTTGAGTTTTTGCAGCCGTTTGCTCAGGGCCTGCTGGGAGATGCCCAGAATTTTTGCGGCAGCAGACTGATTTCCCCCGCTCTTTTCCATGGCTTTTTCCACCAGATCGGCCGAGGCCTGTTTCAGGGTGGGTAAAGCGGCGGTTTTCCGGTCAGGTATGCCCGGCTTCGGATCATCCAGCCCCTTGAAAAGATCAGCTGAAATGGGACCTTTTTCATATCTTGACAGGGCATCATGGACCATGGATTTAAGCTCCCTGATATTCCCTTTAAAAGGATAGGTCTCCATGGTTTCGATGAGACGTTTGGGGATATCCGGAACGGGCTTGTCCAGGTCATTGGCGGCCTGGCAGACAAAACGGTCCAAAAGCAGGGGTAAATCCACCAGCCGTTCCCTGAGGGGAGGCAGGGTCAAGGTGTGGGTGGAAAGCCGGTAAATCAGGTCTTTTCTAAACACCTTTTTTTTCTCAAGGATCCAGAGGTCCTGGTTGGTCGAGGCGATTATTCTGACGTCTGAATGACGGATCTTGTCAGAGCCCAGTGCCATGTAATCCCCCTCCTGGAGCAGACGGAGAAGCTTGACCTGGGAGGAAAGTGCAAGGTCGCCGATCTCATCTAAAACCAGGGTTCCCCCGTTTGCCTGTTCGATCAGACCGGGCCGGGCCTTGTCTGCTCCGGTATAGGCCCCTGGCACATGGCCGAACAAGGTATCTGAAAACACATTGTCATCCAGTCCTGCCACATTCACCTTGACCAGCTTGCCCCTGCGCCCGCTCAAGGTATGGATGCACTGGCCGATAAGCTCCTTGCCCACCCCGGTCTCCCCAAATACCAGCACAGGCTTGGATGAAGGGGCAACAGCTTCCACATAATGAAAAATGGAATGCATCTGCTTGTCCTGGGTAATGATATGGGAAAAGGCTTTGGGATTTTTGATCTGGGCAAACAGGTCCTGGTGCAGGGGCTTGGTTTGATCTGTACGGGTTTCATTCCAGTCCAGGGCCTGGTTGACGGCCTTGAGCAGCCGATCCTGCTCAACCGGCTTGAGCAGATAATCCATGGCCCCGATTTTCATGCATTTGACTGCCGTATCCACCTCTATGGTTCCGGTGAGCACAATCACAGGAATCCTGGGCCAGGTTTTGCGGATGATTTTTAAAAGACGGCCCCCGTTGATATGAGGCATGTTCAAATCCAGGAGGATGAGGGCGGGAACCTGCCGTTCCATCTGACGAATCACATCCCTGGAATCACCAATGGTCGTGATATTGTCAAACCCTGCCATTCGCAGTGTGGTATCCACAGCCACCAGGATCTCTGGTTCATCATCAACAATGAATATGGGTCTGTCAAGGCCTGGGGTTTCCACAGCTTATCCTCCAAAGATGTTTTGAACCCGGTGCAAAAATACCTGCATATTGGTGTCATGCCTTGGGTATCTATAAATTATTTGGGGGTGCAGGGCAAGAAAATCCTGGCCAAAAAACCTTTGCCCTTTTCCGACTCAAATTCCAATATCCCCTGATGATCACTGACAATCTTTTCTGAAATAGAGAGCCCAAGTCCTGTCCCCCCCTCGTCCCTGCGGGTGGTAAAAAAAGGATCTTTGATCATTTTAAGATCTTCAGGCCCCACCCCGGGCCCGGTATCGCTGACCTGGATGATAATAAATGTCTTTTCCCGGTTTAAACAGGTTGATACGCTGATGGACTGGTCGTAATTTTCCAATGCCTGGCCTGCATTCACCAGCAGGTTGATGATCACCTGCTCTATTTTTTGAAAATCCCCTGTGACCATGGGCAGATTTTCTCCATAGGAGACAGAGATTTGCCGGGTTATTTTTTTTAACACCGTATGGGTCAAGTCCATGGATTTTTCAACCACCTGGTTAATATCAATTTTACCGTCCTTTTCCCGGGTTTCAGACGGCCTTGAAAAATCTTTAAGCTCGGAAATAATCCCTTTGATCCTTGTGGCCCCGTCCTCAATCGCTGCGAGCATCAATTCAATGCGGTGGCGCAAATCAGGATACTTCATATTGCAAACCCGGGCGTCCGGCGACAGTTCAAAATGCCGGTCCAGCACAGGTAAAAAGGATTTAAATGCCTTGGTCAGATTGGGGGCGTTGAGCATCAGCGAGGTGGCAGGATTGTTGATCTCATGTGCCACCCCGGCCACCAGGATGCCAAGGGATGTCATCTTATCGGCCTGGACAAGCTGTTTTTCCCTCAGCCTTGACTGGGCAAGGGCCGCAAGCCTTGCCCGTTTGGCCATGGCCCCGGCCCAGATAATATAGGCAGAGAGCAGCAAGACCACCCCCATGATCCCGAAACAGGCCAGGCTTAATTTTTGGGTCACCGCTGAAATCTCGGCCCGGACATCTTCCACATAAATCCCGGTGCCGATCACCCATCCCCAGGGCTCAAATCCTTTAACATAGGAAATTTTAGGCACGATCCGGTCTGAATTTTCCTGCCACTGCCAAAGATAATCCACAAACCCTGCCCCTGATTTTTCAACGGTTTTAACCATTTGTGCAAATAGTCTTTTCTCGGCAGGATCCTCAAATTCACCCACATGTTTCCCCACCAGGTCCGGTCTATAGGGATGCATGATCATCACAGGGGTATAATCATTGATCCAGAAATAATCTTTAAGATCCGGCCCGTACCGGAGGTGCTCAATATGGGCCATGGCCATTTTCCGGGCCTCTTCCATGGTCATCAGGCCCTGGTCGACCTGGTCATGGTAAAGGGCCAGACTGGACCAGGCGCTCTCGGTGAGATGAAGAATCCCCTCCCGCTTTCCATCCATCATATACTGATCCATCATGGGTATGATCAGCAGAAAAATGGTCAGAATAAACAGGCTGATGGTCAGGACCACCGGAATAATAATTCTTACGGGCAGGGCCTGCCAAGAGGAAAATTGAGAACGGGTATCAGACAAAAAAACCTTCCTTGATCTAGGGGGTGTTCTTGGATTCATATCTTGAGATCCCCCATTATGAAACGCTGGCAGATCCTTTAAACATATAAAATGTTTCTTTAAATATTGATAGTTTTTTTTCGCACAGGTAAGACAGGGTTGACCTGCCTGGGTGTTTTTATCCCCCTAAAAAAAGCATTGAATCCCAAACCGTTTCCAATATAGAATCAATTAAAAATATTCGTAAGATTCAAAGGGGCGAAAAATGAAACCCATCTTAACGTGCGCAGGGGTATTGGCGGCAGCGGCTGTGTTCTGCCTGTCCACAGAGTCTTTGGCCCGGGCAGGGGAAACCATCACCCTGA
It encodes:
- the acs gene encoding acetate--CoA ligase, with protein sequence MTEFKFHAPDQHRENAWIKTMDQYEKMYKASIEDPDTFWAEIADQFYWEKKWDKVRDYNYSISKGPVFIEWFKNGKTNITYNCLDRHLETRRDQTALIWEGNNPGEDLTISYGQLHEKVCQFANALKAKGVGKGDRVAIYMPMIPELAVTMLACARIGAIHSIVFGGFSSEALGNRIMDSYCKVLVTTDGVMRGAKAVHLKGNADSALDHCRAQGHEVETCFVVRRTNSEVEMRPGRDLWWHDAVDAQSADCPVEWMDAEDPLFILYTSGSTGTPKGVQHNVGGYMVYTGTTFKYIFDYHDGDIYWCTADIGWVTGHSYIVYGPLSQGATSLMFEGVPTYPDPGRFWATVDKWKVNQFYTAPTAIRALMAQGEEWVEKYDLSSLRLLGSVGEPINPEAWRWYHKYVGKENCPIVDTWWQTETGGIMISPLPYAIDQKPGSATLPFFSVNPVLLNEAGKELEGACDGILALKEPWPGQMRTVYNNHDRFEKVYFQMFDGYYFAGDGCRRDEDGYFWITGRVDDVINVSGHRMGTAEVESALVSHPLVAEAAVIGFPHDIKGQGIYAFVTLKVSAAPSDDLLARLKAHVRQEIGPIATPDIINFAPALPKTRSGKIMRRILRKIATDEFDQLGDISTLADLEVVGNLIDSHKELTQ
- a CDS encoding cache domain-containing protein; this encodes MNPRTPPRSRKVFLSDTRSQFSSWQALPVRIIIPVVLTISLFILTIFLLIIPMMDQYMMDGKREGILHLTESAWSSLALYHDQVDQGLMTMEEARKMAMAHIEHLRYGPDLKDYFWINDYTPVMIMHPYRPDLVGKHVGEFEDPAEKRLFAQMVKTVEKSGAGFVDYLWQWQENSDRIVPKISYVKGFEPWGWVIGTGIYVEDVRAEISAVTQKLSLACFGIMGVVLLLSAYIIWAGAMAKRARLAALAQSRLREKQLVQADKMTSLGILVAGVAHEINNPATSLMLNAPNLTKAFKSFLPVLDRHFELSPDARVCNMKYPDLRHRIELMLAAIEDGATRIKGIISELKDFSRPSETREKDGKIDINQVVEKSMDLTHTVLKKITRQISVSYGENLPMVTGDFQKIEQVIINLLVNAGQALENYDQSISVSTCLNREKTFIIIQVSDTGPGVGPEDLKMIKDPFFTTRRDEGGTGLGLSISEKIVSDHQGILEFESEKGKGFLARIFLPCTPK
- a CDS encoding sigma-54-dependent Fis family transcriptional regulator — translated: METPGLDRPIFIVDDEPEILVAVDTTLRMAGFDNITTIGDSRDVIRQMERQVPALILLDLNMPHINGGRLLKIIRKTWPRIPVIVLTGTIEVDTAVKCMKIGAMDYLLKPVEQDRLLKAVNQALDWNETRTDQTKPLHQDLFAQIKNPKAFSHIITQDKQMHSIFHYVEAVAPSSKPVLVFGETGVGKELIGQCIHTLSGRRGKLVKVNVAGLDDNVFSDTLFGHVPGAYTGADKARPGLIEQANGGTLVLDEIGDLALSSQVKLLRLLQEGDYMALGSDKIRHSDVRIIASTNQDLWILEKKKVFRKDLIYRLSTHTLTLPPLRERLVDLPLLLDRFVCQAANDLDKPVPDIPKRLIETMETYPFKGNIRELKSMVHDALSRYEKGPISADLFKGLDDPKPGIPDRKTAALPTLKQASADLVEKAMEKSGGNQSAAAKILGISQQALSKRLQKLKEQK
- a CDS encoding SurA N-terminal domain-containing protein is translated as MKTFIWIIFTGFMGLSLSGLTSCGQDRSADSKDQAIKVNNTRISFARFNELIKRQAYTDPELEITRENKARFADYLVQKELMIQEAVSLNLDQREDFICTIEKYWESTLIRTLLDLKTAQFKAQILVTQEDMRAYYLKNKDELGQPYESVREKIKRILLARTLEDKLAAWTRQLRESADISINTSIVKDK
- a CDS encoding OFA family MFS transporter — encoded protein: MKEIKNLGWRVTFAGLGINLALGILYAWSIFKMSIKESITAGDGVFNWSLASLNDPYAVCCLVFAFAMIFAGRVQDRTSPKVTAVIGGVLTGAGLILIALSTSWIVWILGFGVLMGLGLGFGYASATPPAIKWFPPAKTGMIAGIVVAGFGIASVYIAPLGTFLINQFGLSQSMMIFGIAFLVIVSVLAQFLVNPPQGYVHPHARATATSPGTAPGIDYSPSEMMKTASFYKLWIIFCVASGAGLMIIGGVAGMAKSGMGSMAWVVVALMAVGNAGGRVVAGILSDKIGRTNTLFIMLVFQAFVIFSLLFITPGQVVLLVMAASFIGFNYGTNLSLFPSATKDYFGLKNFGVNYGLVFSAWGIGGFVFPRVCQMIVAYTHSPRMAYILAAGLLLAGAVLALLTRAPEVREETGFIGKPVCEEN
- a CDS encoding mechanosensitive ion channel family protein, with protein sequence MEDQVTRLQELGRLMQDRGLELITALIILIIGLFITKWAIKTIKILMDKVFKNAAVGSIVANSTGVLLLGVVIIASAMNIGVKPGPLVALMMIVVLAAIGIIVIFRPLIPTLPFKVGNTVKAGNLLGKVEVTTVLNTRLRTFDGKTFFVPNRQILNDIVINYHFTRTRRVKLDVTIRYDQDLTLAKRVLEALMIEDARILAKPNPQVYVLELGSNGVKIGGRCWVNNIKYWVTKCEMLEKVKLRFDAEGIDFAYHQVDITHRRAMDNLDMDMAMEMSMGEGDA